In the genome of Macadamia integrifolia cultivar HAES 741 unplaced genomic scaffold, SCU_Mint_v3 scaffold2123, whole genome shotgun sequence, one region contains:
- the LOC122065808 gene encoding receptor-like protein 15 isoform X1 — protein MKCLWIPLVLLLLRFQHCCCLGCLEEERIALLEFKASCDWSAFRSTGDCLPSWVDAERGSNSSDCCSWERVECNVTTGRVIQLSLSDIGGTVDADGILYGSYSVCDLNVTIFSIFKELQHLNLSYNLFDGWVKNEGFERLGGLTKLEVLDLSNNNFNNASIFSSLGELQSLTTLSLSENYLGGSINLEAFISTLPNLKSLDLSYNFLEGMPSSSHTKQGSTVSFVGLGKLEALYLGRNYFSNSILPFLGALTSLKTLSLGGNNFEASTHMEELTNLHNLQSLDLSGNGFNCSFQPILQELANNLPNLESLDLSRNNFNCSSSQPIFQALCGMKRLQELHLSRNNFEGILPPCLQNLTSLRTLDLSYNQFTGNIQSSIIASLSSLSQIFLGYNDFEGTFTFKSFANTSKLEVIDFRSAGSKLEVETEHPPWVPLFQLKTLSLSNCSLNKQSNNDFPSFLSTQYNLREIDHSHCNLSAQLPPWLLENNKLLESLNLRDNSLRGHFLLPSYVHIAARSIDISNNCIDGLLQENIGYIFPNAEYLNLSVNTFEGGIPSSIGNMSYLSGLDLSNNNFIGEIPKHMGIGCSKLVVLGLSNNELQGQVFPADFNLTQLESLYLDNNSFSGDILRGLSKCLNLWILDISNNQLTGRIPSWMGNLTSLTVLKMRGNLLQGNIPIEFQVIWWLEFLDLSENHLSGSIVSVLNSTNLQYLHLQGNGFIGSPSIALINNSNLLTLDIRNNNLCGGIPDWIASLSGLRILLLQGNHLNGPIPNNFCQLEWIRLMDLSHNSLSGSIPQCFNNISFGRRIEKESISNIKSEGFWEIGSNSKTGAWVGAAEGIEFMTKNMYFSYKGGILNFMSGMDLSFNNLTGGIPHEIGTLNGIHALNLSHNKLTGSIPKTFSNLEQIESLDLSYNKLTGEIPSELTVLNFLAVFTVAYNNLSGKTPEMQRQFSTFDSFSYEGNPYLCGLPLPKTSFCSSSGESTNTFATTSNDMENEDEIDMTAFASSFAASYVVCLLGLATILYINPYWRRMWFHFIGVCIYSCHDFLFDTYYKLCIHVRRFRMLIWKTLIE, from the exons ATGAAGTGTTTATGGATCCCATTAGTTTTACTATTACTCCGATTTCAGCACTGCTGTTGTTTGGGGTGTTTGGAAGAGGAGAGGATTGCTCTCTTAGAATTCAAGGCTTCTTGTGATTGGAGTGCTTTTCGGTCTACAGGTGATTGCTTACCATCATGGGTTGATGCTGAGAGAGGGAGTAATAGTAGTGACTGTTGTTCTTGGGAGAGAGTTGAGTGTAATGTTACTACGGGACGAGTCATCCAACTCTCCCTTTCTGATATCGGTGGAACAGTTGACGCAGATGGCATTCTATATGGAAGCTACAGTGTTTGCGATTTAAATGTGACCATATTTTCTATCTTCAAAGAACTGCAACACCTCAACTTATCTTATAATTTATTTGATGGTTGGGTCAAGAATGAAG GTTTTGAAAGATTGGGTGGGTTGACAAAGCTAGAGGTCCTCGACCTATCAAATAATAACTTCAACAACGCCAGTATCTTCTCATCCCTGGGTGAACTCCAGTCCCTTACAACTTTGTCACTTTCAGAAAATTATTTAGGAGGATCAATTAATTTggaag CATTTATATCTACTCTTCCTAACTTGAAATCATTGGATCTGAGTTATAATTTTCTCGAGGGGATGCCCTCTTCTTCGCATACAAAACAAG GCTCTACAGTAAGTTTTGTTGGATTGGGAAAGCTCGAGGCTCTATATCTAGGTCGGAATTATTTCAGCAACAGTATTCTTCCATTTTTGGGTGCACTCACATCCCTCAAGACTCTGTCCCTCGGTGGAAATAATTTTGAAGCATCAACTCATATGGAAG AATTAACTAATCTGCATAACTTGCAATCGTTGGATTTGAGTGGAAATGGTTTCAATTGCTCCTTCCAACCAATATTACAAG AATTAGCTAATAATCTGCCGAACTTGGAGTCGTTGGATTTGAGTAGGAATAACTTCAATTGCTCCTCATCCCAGCCAATATTCCAAG CTTTGTGTGGAATGAAGAGGCTTCAAGAGTTGCATCTTAGTCGGAATAATTTTGAAGGGATCCTTCCTCCATGTCTCCAAAATCTGACTTCCCTTAGGACATTAGATTTGTCCTATAACCAATTCACGGGAAACATCCAATCATCTATCATAGCTAGCCTCTCATCCCTTTCACAAATTTTTCTGGGCTACAATGACTTTGAGGGCACATTCACATTCAAATCCTTTGCTAACACTTCAAAACTTGAGGTAATTGACTTTAGAAGTGCCGGAAGCAAATTAGAGGTAGAAACTGAACATCCCCCTTGGGTTCCTCTTTTCCAATTGAAGACATTGTCGTTGTCAAATTGCAGTCTTAACAAGCAAAGTAATAATGATTTCCCCAGTTTTCTCTCTACTCAGTACAACTTAAGAGAAATTGATCATTCACATTGCAACTTAAGCGCTCAGCTCCCACCTTGGTTACTCGAGAACAATAAATTGTTAGAATCTCTAAACCTGAGAGATAACTCATTGAGGGGTCATTTTCTCTTACCATCTTATGTCCACATTGCTGCAAGGAGTATAGATATTTCGAATAATTGCATTGATGGATTGCTTCAAGAGAACATTGGTTACATTTTTCCAAATGCAGAGTATTTGAATTTATCTGTGAATACTTTTGAGGGTGGCATTCCTTCATCAATTGGTAATATGAGCTATTTGTCTGGTTTAGACTTGTCTAACAATAATTTTATTGGTGAAATTCCAAAGCACATGGGCATTGGTTGCAGCAAGTTAGTTGTCTTAGGACTTTCAAATAATGAACTGCAAGGTCAAGTTTTTCCTGCAGATTTTAATTTGACTCAGTTAGAGAGTTTATATTTGGATAACAACTCATTTTCAGGAGATATCTTAAGAGGATTATCCAAGTGCCTCAACCTATGGATATTGGATATTAGTAACAATCAGCTAACAGGTAGAATTCCTAGTTGGATGGGCAACCTTACATCTTTGACGGTGCTTAAAATGCGGGGCAATCTTTTACAAGGAAATATTCCAATTGAATTTCAAGTAATTTGGTGGTTGGAATTTCTTGACCTTTCAGAAAACCATCTTTCAGGATCCATAGTATCAGTATTGAATTCAACAAATTTACAATACCTCCATTTGCAAGGAAATGGATTCATAGGTTCACCATCAATTGCTCTTATCAACAACTCAAATTTGTTGACATTGGACATACGAAATAACAACTTATGTGGTGGTATTCCTGATTGGATAGCTTCCCTTTCTGGTTTGAGGATTCTGTTGTTGCAAGGAAATCATTTAAATGGCCCAATTCCAAATAATTTTTGCCAATTGGAATGGATACGCTTAATGGATCTTTCTCATAATAGCTTATCTGGATCAATACCCCAATGTTTCAATAACATTTCATTTGGGAGGAGGATAGAGAAGGAATCTATATCTAACATTAAATCTGAAGGATTTTGGGAGATTGGGTCAAATTCAAAGACGGGAGCTTGGGTTGGTGCAGCAGAAGGAATAGAATTCATGAcaaaaaatatgtatttttcATACAAAGGTGGAATCCTTAATTTCATGTCTGGGATGGATTTATCATTCAACAATCTCACAGGTGGTATCCCACATGAAATAGGAACTTTAAATGGAATTCATGCATTAAACTTATCACACAACAAGCTAACGGGATCCATTCCAAAAACCTTCTCCAATCTAGAGCAGATAGAAAGCCTTGACCTATCCTATAATAAGTTGACTGGAGAAATCCCTTCAGAATTGACTGTACTAAACTTTTTGGCAGTCTTCACTGTGGCATACAACAATTTGTCTGGTAAGACACCAGAGATGCAGCGGCAATTCTCAACATTCGACAGTTTCAGTTATGAAGGAAATCCCTACCTTTGTGGTTTGCCATTACCAAAGACCTCTTTCTGCTCTTCTAGTGGAGAATCAACCAACACTTTTGCAACAACTTCAAATGATATGGAGAACGAGGACGAGATTGACATGACTGCTTTCGCTAGTAGTTTTGCTGCTTCATATGTCGTGTGCTTATTGGGACTTGCCACTATTCTCTACATCAATCCTTATTGGCGAAGAATGTGGTTTCACTTCATCGGAGTATGCATATACTCATGTCATGATTTCCTCTTTGACACTTACTATAAGCTATGCATCCATGTACGTAGATTTCGTATGCTTATTTGGAAAACTTTAATAGAGTAA
- the LOC122065808 gene encoding receptor-like protein 14 isoform X2, translating into MKCLWIPLVLLLLRFQHCCCLGCLEEERIALLEFKASCDWSAFRSTGDCLPSWVDAERGSNSSDCCSWERVECNVTTGRVIQLSLSDIGGTVDADGILYGSYSVCDLNVTIFSIFKELQHLNLSYNLFDGWVKNEGFERLGGLTKLEVLDLSNNNFNNASIFSSLGELQSLTTLSLSENYLGGSINLEGSTVSFVGLGKLEALYLGRNYFSNSILPFLGALTSLKTLSLGGNNFEASTHMEELTNLHNLQSLDLSGNGFNCSFQPILQELANNLPNLESLDLSRNNFNCSSSQPIFQALCGMKRLQELHLSRNNFEGILPPCLQNLTSLRTLDLSYNQFTGNIQSSIIASLSSLSQIFLGYNDFEGTFTFKSFANTSKLEVIDFRSAGSKLEVETEHPPWVPLFQLKTLSLSNCSLNKQSNNDFPSFLSTQYNLREIDHSHCNLSAQLPPWLLENNKLLESLNLRDNSLRGHFLLPSYVHIAARSIDISNNCIDGLLQENIGYIFPNAEYLNLSVNTFEGGIPSSIGNMSYLSGLDLSNNNFIGEIPKHMGIGCSKLVVLGLSNNELQGQVFPADFNLTQLESLYLDNNSFSGDILRGLSKCLNLWILDISNNQLTGRIPSWMGNLTSLTVLKMRGNLLQGNIPIEFQVIWWLEFLDLSENHLSGSIVSVLNSTNLQYLHLQGNGFIGSPSIALINNSNLLTLDIRNNNLCGGIPDWIASLSGLRILLLQGNHLNGPIPNNFCQLEWIRLMDLSHNSLSGSIPQCFNNISFGRRIEKESISNIKSEGFWEIGSNSKTGAWVGAAEGIEFMTKNMYFSYKGGILNFMSGMDLSFNNLTGGIPHEIGTLNGIHALNLSHNKLTGSIPKTFSNLEQIESLDLSYNKLTGEIPSELTVLNFLAVFTVAYNNLSGKTPEMQRQFSTFDSFSYEGNPYLCGLPLPKTSFCSSSGESTNTFATTSNDMENEDEIDMTAFASSFAASYVVCLLGLATILYINPYWRRMWFHFIGVCIYSCHDFLFDTYYKLCIHVRRFRMLIWKTLIE; encoded by the exons ATGAAGTGTTTATGGATCCCATTAGTTTTACTATTACTCCGATTTCAGCACTGCTGTTGTTTGGGGTGTTTGGAAGAGGAGAGGATTGCTCTCTTAGAATTCAAGGCTTCTTGTGATTGGAGTGCTTTTCGGTCTACAGGTGATTGCTTACCATCATGGGTTGATGCTGAGAGAGGGAGTAATAGTAGTGACTGTTGTTCTTGGGAGAGAGTTGAGTGTAATGTTACTACGGGACGAGTCATCCAACTCTCCCTTTCTGATATCGGTGGAACAGTTGACGCAGATGGCATTCTATATGGAAGCTACAGTGTTTGCGATTTAAATGTGACCATATTTTCTATCTTCAAAGAACTGCAACACCTCAACTTATCTTATAATTTATTTGATGGTTGGGTCAAGAATGAAG GTTTTGAAAGATTGGGTGGGTTGACAAAGCTAGAGGTCCTCGACCTATCAAATAATAACTTCAACAACGCCAGTATCTTCTCATCCCTGGGTGAACTCCAGTCCCTTACAACTTTGTCACTTTCAGAAAATTATTTAGGAGGATCAATTAATTTggaag GCTCTACAGTAAGTTTTGTTGGATTGGGAAAGCTCGAGGCTCTATATCTAGGTCGGAATTATTTCAGCAACAGTATTCTTCCATTTTTGGGTGCACTCACATCCCTCAAGACTCTGTCCCTCGGTGGAAATAATTTTGAAGCATCAACTCATATGGAAG AATTAACTAATCTGCATAACTTGCAATCGTTGGATTTGAGTGGAAATGGTTTCAATTGCTCCTTCCAACCAATATTACAAG AATTAGCTAATAATCTGCCGAACTTGGAGTCGTTGGATTTGAGTAGGAATAACTTCAATTGCTCCTCATCCCAGCCAATATTCCAAG CTTTGTGTGGAATGAAGAGGCTTCAAGAGTTGCATCTTAGTCGGAATAATTTTGAAGGGATCCTTCCTCCATGTCTCCAAAATCTGACTTCCCTTAGGACATTAGATTTGTCCTATAACCAATTCACGGGAAACATCCAATCATCTATCATAGCTAGCCTCTCATCCCTTTCACAAATTTTTCTGGGCTACAATGACTTTGAGGGCACATTCACATTCAAATCCTTTGCTAACACTTCAAAACTTGAGGTAATTGACTTTAGAAGTGCCGGAAGCAAATTAGAGGTAGAAACTGAACATCCCCCTTGGGTTCCTCTTTTCCAATTGAAGACATTGTCGTTGTCAAATTGCAGTCTTAACAAGCAAAGTAATAATGATTTCCCCAGTTTTCTCTCTACTCAGTACAACTTAAGAGAAATTGATCATTCACATTGCAACTTAAGCGCTCAGCTCCCACCTTGGTTACTCGAGAACAATAAATTGTTAGAATCTCTAAACCTGAGAGATAACTCATTGAGGGGTCATTTTCTCTTACCATCTTATGTCCACATTGCTGCAAGGAGTATAGATATTTCGAATAATTGCATTGATGGATTGCTTCAAGAGAACATTGGTTACATTTTTCCAAATGCAGAGTATTTGAATTTATCTGTGAATACTTTTGAGGGTGGCATTCCTTCATCAATTGGTAATATGAGCTATTTGTCTGGTTTAGACTTGTCTAACAATAATTTTATTGGTGAAATTCCAAAGCACATGGGCATTGGTTGCAGCAAGTTAGTTGTCTTAGGACTTTCAAATAATGAACTGCAAGGTCAAGTTTTTCCTGCAGATTTTAATTTGACTCAGTTAGAGAGTTTATATTTGGATAACAACTCATTTTCAGGAGATATCTTAAGAGGATTATCCAAGTGCCTCAACCTATGGATATTGGATATTAGTAACAATCAGCTAACAGGTAGAATTCCTAGTTGGATGGGCAACCTTACATCTTTGACGGTGCTTAAAATGCGGGGCAATCTTTTACAAGGAAATATTCCAATTGAATTTCAAGTAATTTGGTGGTTGGAATTTCTTGACCTTTCAGAAAACCATCTTTCAGGATCCATAGTATCAGTATTGAATTCAACAAATTTACAATACCTCCATTTGCAAGGAAATGGATTCATAGGTTCACCATCAATTGCTCTTATCAACAACTCAAATTTGTTGACATTGGACATACGAAATAACAACTTATGTGGTGGTATTCCTGATTGGATAGCTTCCCTTTCTGGTTTGAGGATTCTGTTGTTGCAAGGAAATCATTTAAATGGCCCAATTCCAAATAATTTTTGCCAATTGGAATGGATACGCTTAATGGATCTTTCTCATAATAGCTTATCTGGATCAATACCCCAATGTTTCAATAACATTTCATTTGGGAGGAGGATAGAGAAGGAATCTATATCTAACATTAAATCTGAAGGATTTTGGGAGATTGGGTCAAATTCAAAGACGGGAGCTTGGGTTGGTGCAGCAGAAGGAATAGAATTCATGAcaaaaaatatgtatttttcATACAAAGGTGGAATCCTTAATTTCATGTCTGGGATGGATTTATCATTCAACAATCTCACAGGTGGTATCCCACATGAAATAGGAACTTTAAATGGAATTCATGCATTAAACTTATCACACAACAAGCTAACGGGATCCATTCCAAAAACCTTCTCCAATCTAGAGCAGATAGAAAGCCTTGACCTATCCTATAATAAGTTGACTGGAGAAATCCCTTCAGAATTGACTGTACTAAACTTTTTGGCAGTCTTCACTGTGGCATACAACAATTTGTCTGGTAAGACACCAGAGATGCAGCGGCAATTCTCAACATTCGACAGTTTCAGTTATGAAGGAAATCCCTACCTTTGTGGTTTGCCATTACCAAAGACCTCTTTCTGCTCTTCTAGTGGAGAATCAACCAACACTTTTGCAACAACTTCAAATGATATGGAGAACGAGGACGAGATTGACATGACTGCTTTCGCTAGTAGTTTTGCTGCTTCATATGTCGTGTGCTTATTGGGACTTGCCACTATTCTCTACATCAATCCTTATTGGCGAAGAATGTGGTTTCACTTCATCGGAGTATGCATATACTCATGTCATGATTTCCTCTTTGACACTTACTATAAGCTATGCATCCATGTACGTAGATTTCGTATGCTTATTTGGAAAACTTTAATAGAGTAA